The following proteins come from a genomic window of Triticum aestivum cultivar Chinese Spring chromosome 6A, IWGSC CS RefSeq v2.1, whole genome shotgun sequence:
- the LOC123129390 gene encoding uncharacterized protein → MLGYNDDPDEEIRMFSGHGFEFQSYLENNNAQSCIQADPYDHIYQNLPTDYHLLDPVPDCRHCNAKRFQYEKPTFCCMGGKVKIVTPPVPDELRRLYSSQDPDAKYFRDNIRYFNSHFSFTSLGVVLDQRFCNNRSGVYTFRAQGQIYHRIDQLVPKDDGPKHLQLYFYDTDADLQQRFRHSPNLDKDLIRKLLGILSSNPYVHIFRSLGSIPNLCEYRIELNTNIALDQRVYNAPTASQVAAIWVEGSDPRGHFDRSIMIYGVSDRPQYIKAYHGCYDPLSYPLFFPNGEVGWNLDLPRLSRHARKIIDNQANDFDIEGMLENSSGSCISPREYYCFKLQIRPGKFNILLFGREAAERRGLIEADCSISDCLSEAAAFAMPSAFRRLFATILVFCEVKNVRELWEKHFEAMADDFQQGSATDKESIEQMVLRDISDILYSMGKNISCFDLPEMLDGTGLDGSNCREVIEEMSINIDPEHLDLYATLNCEQRLAFDEIMHHVLQKKSKVFFIDGP, encoded by the exons ATGCTTGGATATAATGATGACCCTGATGAAGAAATTCGTATGTTTAGTGGGCATG GTTTTGAATTTCAGTCGTATTTAGAAAATAATAATGCCCAAAGTTGCATTCAGGCAGATCCATATGATCATATATATCAAAATTTACCCACTGATTATCATCTTCTAGATCCAGTTCCTGACTGTAGGCATTGCAATGCAAAAAGGTTCCAGTATGAGAAACCAACGTTTTGTTGCATGGGTGGAAAAGTTAAAATAGTAACTCCACCAGTCCCTGATGAATTACGTCGACTGTACAGCAGCCAAGATCCAGATGCGAAGTATTTCCGGGATAACATACGTTACTTCAATTCTCACTTCTCCTTTACATCTCTTGGTGTTGTCTTGGATCAACGTTTTTGCAATAACAGATCTGGAGTTTACACATTCCGCGCACAAGGTCAAATTTATCATCGAATTGACCAATTAGTGCCAAAGGATGATGGGCCCAAGCATCTACAACTGTACTTTTATGACACTGATGCAGATTTACAGCAAAGATTTCGTCATTCACCTAACCTTGATAAAGATCTCATCAGAAAATTGTTGGGCATACTCTCATCTAATCCTTATGTCCATATCTTTAGAAGTCTCGGCTCCATTCCAAACCTTTGCGAGTATAGGATTGAGCTCAACACAAATATTGCTTTAGACCAGAGAGTATATAATGCTCCGACAGCATCACAGGTGGCAGCAATTTGGGTCGAGGGAAGCGATCCTCGAGGTCATTTTGATAGAAGTATCATGATTTATGGTGTATCAGACCGTCCACAATATATAAAAGCATATCATGGTTGCTATGATCCACTATCATATCCGTTGTTTTTCCCAAACGGAGAGGTCGGATGGAACTTGGATCTGCCCAGATTAAGTCGACATGCTAGGAAAATAATAGACAATCAAGCAAATGATTTTGATATAGAAG GAATGCTAGAGAATAGTTCTGGTTCTTGCATCTCACCAAGAGAATATTATTGTTTCAAGCTGCAAATTAGACCTGGGAAGTTTAACATCTTACTCTTTGGAAG AGAGGCCGCAGAAAGAAGGGGTCTGATTGAGGCTGATTGTAGTATTTCTGATTGTCTGAGCGAGGCCGCGGCATTTGCAATGCCTTCTGCCTTTAGAAGGCTTTTTGCTACAATATTGGTTTTCTGTGAGGTAAAAAATGTCCGTGAATTATGGGAAAAGCATTTTGAGGCCATGGCTGATGATTTTCAGCAGGGCAGCGCAACTGATAAAGAATCTATAGAGCAGATGGTACTTAGAGATATTAGTGATATCCTATATTCAATGGGGAAGAACATCAGTTGCTTTGATCTTCCAGAAATGCTAGATGGCACTGGGTTGGATGGCTCTAATTGTAGAGAAGTAATAGAAGAGATGTCTATTAATATTGATCCAGAGCATCTGGACCTTTATGCAACACTAAATTGTGAGCAAAGACTTGCCTTTGATGAGATAATGCATCACGTCCTACAGAAGAAGAGTAAGGTATTCTTTATTGATGGTCCATGA